A window of the Parvularcula bermudensis HTCC2503 genome harbors these coding sequences:
- a CDS encoding potassium/proton antiporter gives MDIGIVILGISALSVGAILAGAAGQKIDAPILLIFLLVGMLAGREGPGGVSLDASQTVLVWGSAALASILFEGGLRTEARTFSIGVWPGLTLALLGTILTAVVLAPIAHIAFGLGWTEALLLGAIVSSTDAAAVFALAATGLRMPIKVRAVLEVESGLNDPIAIFLVIGLASSLALDPMSATDWAGSFIAKLSLGTIVGIGMGHLVPRLLTDMTLPQGLLTILVAGFGFMAFGLAETVGGSGFLAIYLTGLTMARTAPDFTQRAAGVMDGLAWLAQTGLFLVLGLLVTPSLLADVALPAFLLSLALILLARPIGVVASLLPFRFRSRDMAFVSWAGLRGATPVFLGLIPAAIGVENGSFFVSAATVVVLLSLVIQGWTAPLVGRALKVTMAEDGTSLDRGAMWARLGAVGASIVVGAWFASVLAPPPGDDPDLMAPETMAELRDGLEDAALIPTRFPTGFSSLPLDERRPLFIATLAQVVEATNQRIETDRVRLKELAAERRRRGRLSLEEEAEAAQIARRYGLRLTTPRALLDRIDVIPPRLAIAQAALATGWGSAGAAVEANAVYGRRRDEGFSSLITATQDLASLYAAHEDFGRLRAARVAARRAERVPTAEELAPLIGAYAREADIYLAQIAELLRTDSLAQPLPQPGPPADEGETPTEDSNGE, from the coding sequence ATGGATATAGGGATCGTCATACTCGGCATTTCGGCCCTCTCCGTTGGGGCCATTCTCGCAGGCGCGGCCGGTCAAAAGATTGATGCGCCCATTCTCCTCATCTTCCTTCTCGTGGGAATGCTCGCGGGGCGGGAGGGGCCGGGCGGGGTGTCCCTGGACGCCAGCCAGACGGTCCTGGTCTGGGGGTCGGCGGCGCTCGCCTCGATCCTGTTCGAAGGCGGCCTCAGAACCGAGGCGCGCACCTTCTCCATTGGGGTATGGCCTGGTTTGACCCTCGCCCTACTCGGCACCATCCTGACGGCGGTGGTATTGGCGCCAATCGCCCATATCGCCTTCGGCCTCGGCTGGACCGAGGCCTTGCTGCTGGGCGCCATCGTCAGCTCCACCGATGCCGCCGCCGTCTTCGCCCTTGCCGCCACCGGCCTTAGGATGCCGATCAAAGTGCGGGCGGTCCTCGAAGTCGAATCCGGCCTCAATGATCCGATCGCGATTTTTCTGGTGATTGGGCTCGCCTCGTCTTTGGCCCTCGACCCGATGAGTGCCACCGATTGGGCGGGGAGTTTTATCGCGAAATTGAGCCTGGGAACGATCGTCGGCATCGGGATGGGGCACCTGGTGCCCAGGCTGTTGACCGACATGACCCTCCCCCAAGGCCTCCTCACGATCCTTGTCGCGGGCTTTGGCTTCATGGCCTTCGGCCTTGCCGAAACGGTGGGGGGCAGCGGCTTTTTGGCGATTTACCTCACGGGGCTCACCATGGCACGCACGGCCCCCGATTTCACCCAGCGCGCCGCGGGGGTGATGGACGGGCTAGCCTGGCTGGCGCAAACTGGCCTTTTTCTGGTGCTGGGTCTTCTCGTCACGCCCTCGCTTCTGGCGGATGTCGCCCTGCCCGCCTTCCTGCTCAGCCTTGCCTTGATCTTACTTGCCCGCCCCATCGGGGTCGTCGCCTCTCTTCTCCCCTTCCGCTTCCGAAGCCGAGACATGGCCTTTGTCTCCTGGGCGGGACTGCGCGGCGCCACGCCCGTCTTTCTTGGTCTCATCCCCGCGGCGATAGGCGTCGAGAACGGCAGCTTTTTCGTCAGTGCCGCGACGGTCGTGGTCCTGCTTTCCCTGGTCATTCAGGGGTGGACCGCCCCGCTGGTGGGCCGCGCCCTCAAAGTCACCATGGCCGAAGACGGCACGAGCCTTGATCGGGGCGCGATGTGGGCACGGCTCGGCGCGGTGGGGGCGTCGATCGTCGTTGGCGCCTGGTTTGCCAGCGTCCTGGCGCCGCCCCCCGGAGACGACCCGGATCTGATGGCGCCCGAAACCATGGCGGAGCTGCGCGACGGTCTTGAGGACGCCGCCCTCATCCCCACCCGCTTTCCCACCGGCTTTTCCAGCCTCCCCCTCGATGAGCGTCGCCCCCTTTTCATTGCGACCCTTGCCCAAGTGGTGGAGGCGACCAATCAGCGGATCGAGACCGATCGCGTCCGGCTTAAGGAGCTGGCGGCGGAGCGACGACGACGGGGGCGTCTCAGCCTCGAAGAAGAAGCCGAGGCGGCCCAGATCGCGCGCCGCTATGGCCTAAGGCTGACCACTCCCCGCGCGCTGCTCGACCGAATTGATGTGATCCCCCCTCGCCTGGCCATCGCCCAGGCCGCGCTGGCCACAGGATGGGGCAGCGCCGGCGCGGCGGTGGAGGCCAATGCGGTTTACGGGCGCCGGCGCGATGAAGGCTTTTCTAGCCTGATCACCGCCACACAGGATCTGGCGAGCCTCTATGCGGCCCATGAGGATTTTGGGCGATTGCGGGCCGCCCGGGTGGCCGCACGCCGAGCGGAGCGCGTGCCGACGGCCGAAGAGTTGGCCCCCTTGATCGGCGCTTATGCGCGAGAGGCCGACATCTATCTGGCCCAGATCGCGGAGCTGTTGCGGACCGACAGTCTGGCCCAGCCGCTTCCGCAGCCGGGGCCCCCCGCCGATGAGGGGGAAACGCCGACCGAGGATAGCAACGGCGAGTGA
- a CDS encoding lipocalin family protein has translation MNRKFYALAALSMAVAACKMPPDNRPATYPPDTVSMVDISKYVGLWYEIARYPNFFEDTNRYTCVGVTAFYEVQTSEEISVENTCYKDTLDGEVQVAKGVGRIVDPSNAKLKVRFAPAWVSFADGDYWILALTDDYGAVLVGEPEGRFLWVLSRTPQLDDEIYQSLIDVAESQGFDTRPLQRTPQPGDPAP, from the coding sequence ATGAACCGGAAATTTTATGCCCTCGCGGCACTCAGCATGGCTGTGGCGGCGTGCAAGATGCCGCCGGACAATCGTCCCGCGACCTATCCCCCCGACACCGTCAGCATGGTGGATATCTCTAAATATGTCGGTCTGTGGTACGAAATCGCCCGCTATCCGAATTTTTTCGAAGACACGAACCGATATACCTGTGTCGGCGTCACCGCGTTCTACGAAGTGCAGACATCTGAGGAGATCAGTGTCGAGAACACATGCTACAAGGACACGCTGGACGGCGAGGTTCAGGTGGCCAAGGGCGTGGGACGCATCGTCGACCCCTCCAATGCCAAACTGAAAGTGCGGTTTGCCCCCGCCTGGGTCTCCTTTGCCGACGGCGATTACTGGATCCTCGCCTTGACGGACGATTATGGCGCCGTCCTGGTGGGCGAGCCGGAAGGGCGGTTCTTGTGGGTCCTCTCTCGTACCCCGCAACTCGATGACGAGATCTATCAATCCCTTATCGACGTGGCGGAGAGCCAAGGCTTCGACACGCGCCCGCTGCAACGTACGCCGCAACCAGGGGACCCCGCGCCCTAA
- the nudC gene encoding NAD(+) diphosphatase, translated as MQPTNPNAFSLDPLDRAGNERRDPEWVKAQQEREDARLLLLSRGNPLTKRVGPETSLVWLPLSVLDSAEGDPGLILLGLEKGAPRFAADIRDHTAPFTVDGATFSSLRDSGWTLSPTELAIAGQATWLTGWHAKHRYCARDGGETVMAEGGFKRINPVSGAQHFPRTDPVAIMLPLHQGDVCLGRSPRFPEGMYSAFAGYLEPCETLESCVIRELKEEAGLTVTSTHYRFSQPWPFSSSLMVGYFANVAAKTLTLDPEEIADARWFNREEILALLDNNGEPGVFVPPPFTIAHQLLRDWAER; from the coding sequence ATGCAGCCAACGAACCCTAACGCCTTTTCTCTCGACCCCCTCGACCGTGCCGGTAACGAGCGGCGGGACCCTGAATGGGTCAAAGCCCAGCAGGAGCGAGAGGATGCCCGGCTTCTGCTGCTCAGCCGCGGCAACCCGCTGACAAAGCGTGTCGGTCCCGAAACGTCTCTCGTGTGGCTGCCCCTTTCGGTGCTGGACAGCGCCGAGGGGGATCCGGGTCTCATTCTGCTCGGCCTCGAAAAGGGCGCCCCGCGCTTCGCCGCCGATATCCGCGACCATACCGCGCCGTTCACCGTCGATGGCGCGACCTTTTCCTCGCTGCGCGATTCCGGCTGGACCCTATCGCCCACCGAACTGGCGATTGCCGGCCAGGCCACCTGGCTGACCGGGTGGCACGCCAAGCACCGCTATTGCGCCCGTGACGGGGGCGAAACGGTCATGGCGGAGGGGGGCTTTAAGCGCATCAATCCGGTGAGCGGCGCCCAGCATTTCCCCCGTACCGATCCGGTCGCCATCATGCTGCCCCTGCATCAGGGCGATGTGTGCCTTGGCCGGAGCCCCCGTTTCCCCGAAGGCATGTACTCCGCCTTCGCCGGCTATCTCGAGCCCTGCGAGACCCTTGAATCCTGCGTCATCCGAGAACTCAAAGAAGAGGCGGGCCTGACGGTCACGTCCACCCATTATCGGTTCAGCCAGCCCTGGCCGTTTTCGAGCTCCCTGATGGTGGGCTATTTCGCCAATGTCGCGGCAAAGACCCTGACCCTCGACCCCGAGGAAATCGCCGATGCGCGCTGGTTCAACCGCGAGGAGATCCTGGCCCTCCTCGACAATAATGGCGAGCCGGGGGTGTTCGTCCCGCCCCCCTTCACCATCGCCCATCAGCTCCTACGCGACTGGGCCGAGCGATAG
- a CDS encoding prephenate dehydratase — protein sequence MKEKIAFQGEPGAFSEEAARKFLSQYDPLPCSSFAEVFRAVEEGAALEALVPVENAIAGRVDDVYRLLPDMPFVIYAEHFLPVHMQLMTIPGRDENDLRIVRSHPMALGQCAQMIARRGLKAEVAMDTAGAAKALAATREEGVAVIAPEAAAALYDLEIIERNVQDADKNVTRFLRIGAETDAVWPDLLSGPVLTSIVFRVRNIPAALYKALGGFATNGVNLFKLESYQEDASFTATRFQAEFEGHPDEPPVRRALEELGWFSSDLRLLGVFPADPYRSAQSRRS from the coding sequence ATGAAAGAAAAAATCGCGTTTCAAGGGGAGCCTGGGGCGTTTTCTGAGGAAGCGGCGCGAAAATTCCTTTCCCAATACGATCCCCTTCCTTGCTCGAGTTTTGCCGAGGTCTTTCGGGCCGTGGAGGAGGGGGCGGCCCTTGAGGCGCTGGTCCCGGTGGAGAATGCGATCGCCGGCCGGGTCGACGATGTCTACCGCTTGCTGCCCGATATGCCCTTTGTCATCTACGCCGAGCATTTCCTGCCCGTGCATATGCAATTGATGACGATCCCTGGGCGCGATGAAAACGATCTCCGGATCGTGCGCAGTCACCCCATGGCCCTCGGCCAATGCGCCCAAATGATCGCCCGACGAGGGCTGAAGGCGGAGGTGGCGATGGATACCGCCGGCGCCGCCAAAGCGCTCGCCGCAACCCGGGAGGAGGGGGTGGCGGTGATTGCCCCGGAAGCCGCAGCGGCCCTCTATGACCTTGAGATCATCGAGCGAAATGTCCAGGACGCGGACAAGAACGTCACCCGGTTTCTGCGTATTGGTGCCGAAACAGATGCTGTCTGGCCTGACTTATTGTCGGGGCCGGTGCTTACCAGCATCGTCTTTCGCGTGCGAAATATCCCGGCGGCTCTATACAAGGCCCTGGGCGGGTTTGCGACCAATGGGGTGAACCTTTTCAAGCTCGAAAGCTATCAAGAGGATGCGAGCTTCACCGCCACCCGCTTTCAGGCTGAGTTTGAGGGGCATCCGGACGAGCCGCCGGTGCGGCGGGCGCTTGAAGAATTAGGGTGGTTCTCCTCAGACCTCCGCCTGTTGGGCGTGTTCCCGGCCGATCCCTATCGCTCGGCCCAGTCGCGTAGGAGCTGA
- a CDS encoding c-type cytochrome produces MKDPLYGNKVAAAILTTLLLAFGLPITISTLTKVFSHHGHHEADEENPFGLAYIPAEIELGPTAAGEEEEEIDLGTLMANASVERGQRAAGLCGSCHTFQEGEPNGIGPNLWGIVGRDIASHGGFSYSSALQGLEGDWTYERLDPYLENSQAYVPGTQMAQMVRKEEKRADLLAYLGSLSNDPVPYPAPAPAPEETAEAEGDADSGEESGAGESRSESDMPEQAGFH; encoded by the coding sequence ATGAAAGATCCCCTCTACGGGAACAAGGTCGCCGCGGCCATCCTGACAACGCTTCTTCTGGCTTTCGGATTGCCGATCACCATCTCGACATTGACCAAAGTGTTTTCTCACCATGGCCATCATGAGGCCGATGAGGAGAATCCCTTCGGCCTTGCCTATATTCCAGCGGAGATCGAGCTTGGGCCGACCGCCGCGGGTGAGGAGGAGGAAGAGATCGACCTTGGCACGCTGATGGCCAATGCGTCGGTGGAGCGAGGGCAGCGGGCCGCTGGCCTTTGTGGTTCCTGCCACACCTTCCAAGAGGGGGAGCCCAACGGCATTGGCCCTAATCTCTGGGGTATTGTCGGGCGCGATATCGCTAGCCATGGCGGATTTAGCTATTCGAGTGCCCTTCAGGGTCTGGAAGGCGACTGGACCTATGAGCGTCTCGACCCCTATCTCGAAAATAGCCAGGCCTATGTCCCGGGCACCCAAATGGCGCAAATGGTCCGGAAGGAAGAAAAGCGGGCCGACCTCCTGGCCTATCTTGGCTCTTTGTCGAACGATCCCGTTCCCTACCCCGCGCCCGCCCCTGCGCCGGAGGAGACCGCCGAGGCCGAGGGAGACGCCGATAGTGGCGAAGAGAGCGGCGCCGGTGAGTCTAGATCGGAATCCGACATGCCGGAGCAGGCCGGGTTCCACTAA
- a CDS encoding DUF4169 family protein: MSGDLINLRLARKRKARAEKERQAAANRATHGRSKADRQFGAADREKQSQRHEGHRLTDPEVRPSPVGIDGKEPRSDD, from the coding sequence ATGAGCGGTGATCTCATCAATCTTCGGCTGGCACGCAAGCGCAAGGCACGGGCCGAAAAGGAGCGTCAGGCCGCGGCCAATCGGGCGACCCATGGGCGCTCAAAAGCCGATCGGCAATTTGGCGCGGCGGACCGCGAGAAACAATCCCAACGCCATGAGGGGCATCGCCTCACCGACCCAGAGGTGCGCCCCTCCCCTGTTGGGATCGACGGGAAAGAGCCTCGGTCAGACGACTGA